The following coding sequences lie in one Plasmodium berghei ANKA genome assembly, chromosome: 7 genomic window:
- a CDS encoding arsenical pump-driving ATPase, putative: MSKAGSDVSSISCSLSLDSDSCEDEYYETNLNKLIENTSLNWIFVGGKGGVGKTTTSCSIAIQLAKKRESVLLLSTDPAHNTSDAFNQKFTNKPTLINSFDNLYCMEIDTTFSEDTAFKINKSDFFNSIIPELLQSFPGIDEALCFAELMQSIKNMKYSVIVFDTAPTGHTLRLLAFPDLLKKALGYLINLKEKLKGTLSMLQSLTNNEMEFEGMYDKINHLNTMSISIQENFQNPLKTTFVCVCIPEFLSVYETERLIQELTKKNISCYNIVVNQVVFPLTSPDVNIEKCEKLLKQIKDTNIQNSFNSLILKAKELEDVYISRRKLQSKYLTQIKNLYGNYFHIVCMPQLKTEIRGLDKISNFSEMLLQSKDIPIYST; the protein is encoded by the coding sequence ATGAGTAAAGCCGGATCAGATGTATCATCAATATCCTGCTCGTTATCATTAGATAGCGATTCATGTGAAGACGAATATTAtgaaacaaatttaaacaaattaattgAAAATACATCATTAAATTGGATATTTGTTGGAGGGAAAGGTGGAGTAGGAAAAACTACAACATCTTGTTCTATAGCTATTCAATTAGctaaaaaaagagaatccgttttattattgtcaACAGATCCTGCGCATAATACCAGTGATGCATTTAATCAAAAGTTTACAAATAAACCAACATTAATCAATTCttttgataatttatattgtatGGAAATAGATACAACGTTTTCAGAGGATACtgcatttaaaataaataaatctgatttttttaatagtaTTATTCCTGAACTTTTACAAAGCTTTCCAGGTATTGACGAAGCATTATGTTTTGCTGAATTAATGCAAtccataaaaaatatgaaatattcCGTTATAGTTTTTGACACAGCACCTACTGGCCATACATTAAGACTTTTAGCTTTTCctgatttattaaaaaaggcATTAggatatttaattaatttaaaagaaaaacttAAAGGAACACTAAGCATGTTGCAAAGTTTAACAAACAATGAAATGGAATTTGAAGGAATgtatgataaaataaatcatttaaatACAATGTCAATAAGTATTCaagaaaattttcaaaatccTTTAAAAACAACATTTGTATGTGTATGTATCCCAGAATTTTTAAGTGTATATGAAACAGAAAGGTTAATACAAGAacttacaaaaaaaaatatatcttgTTATAACATTGTTGTAAATCAAGTTGTTTTTCCATTAACTTCTCCAGATgtaaatatagaaaaatgtgaaaaattattaaaacaaattaaagatactaatatacaaaattcaTTCAATAGTCTTATTTTAAAGGCTAAAGAATTAGAAGATGTTTATATATCCAGAAGAAAATTGCAATCTAAATATTTAacacaaattaaaaacttatatggaaattattttcatatcgTTTGTATGCCTCAATTAAAAACCGAAATAAGAGGTTTAGATAAAATCTCAAACTTTTCTGAAATGCTTTTACAATCTAAAGATATACCAATTTATTCTacttaa